From the Myripristis murdjan chromosome 14, fMyrMur1.1, whole genome shotgun sequence genome, one window contains:
- the LOC115371582 gene encoding endonuclease domain-containing 1 protein, with the protein MAIPKFCLVFALCLIYFVLHTPATVVQDFNHVERCKDSLYMGTPPRGIIDLHLKKICQRYADKPRYVTLYDPRKRIPVYSAYTFKKTEGDRRVDYPWMYEPQLAEVDGNGNMMPFPTGYLHMKFEDSQAVLDDYSDVVLYERGHLNPDQHQSDAHDRAATYTLTNVVPEIREFNIGPWREYEERIRVRLNNYCRGTAYIVTGVTTRGNMIRRNNQDRVAIPEDVWSAYCCTDYDRNAPHDVRIRFPSHGALAKNAKEGSNVHEMTVQELENFLKNHMDVDQNLQIFYDNCISPSPLPLYLHHTI; encoded by the exons ATGGCCATCCCaaagttttgtttggtttttgctctttgtctgatttattttgtgcttCATACTCCAGCAACGGTTGTTCAAGACTTCAACCATGTAGAACGATGCAAGGACTCCCTGTATATGGGGACACCGCCACGGGGGATCATAGACCTACACCTGAAGAAGATCTGCCAGCGTTACGCAGACAAGCCTCGCTACGTGACACTGTACGACCCTCGCAAACGCATACCAGTATACTCTGCTTACACCTTcaagaagacagagggagacaggcgTGTGGACTACCCTTGGATGTATGAGCCGCAG CTGGCAGAAGTTGATGGAAATGGGAACATGATGCCCTTCCCTACTGGTTACCTCCACATGAAGTTTGAGGACAGCCAGGCAGTTTTGGACGACTACTCAGATGTTGTTCTCTATGAGAGAGGTCATCTGAACCCGGATCAGCACCAGTCTGATGCACATGACCGTGCAGCCACTTACACCCTGACCAACGTGGTTCCAGAGATACGGGAGTTCAACATTGGGCCTTGGCGTGAGTATGAGGAACGGATCCGCGTCCGCCTCAACAACTACTGCCGTGGCACTGCCTACATCGTCACCGGGGTGACCACGAGAGGCAACATGATCCGTCGCAACAACCAGGACCGTGTGGCCATCCCTGAAGATGTTTGGTCAGCTTACTGCTGCACCGACTACGACCGCAACGCACCTCATGACGTCCGCATCCGTTTCCCCTCCCACGGTGCCTTGGCCAAGAATGCCAAAGAAGGCAGCAACGTCCATGAGATGACCGTCCAGGAGCTGGAGAACTTCCTGAAGAACCATATGGATGTTGACCAGAACCTGCAGATCTTCTATGACAACTGCATCTCCCCCTCACCCCTTCCTCTTTACCTCCATCACACCATCTGA